One genomic window of Mucilaginibacter sp. SJ includes the following:
- a CDS encoding FecR domain-containing protein has product MSYTGMPIDDDLLVKHLVGEATPAEVEAIQNWIADSPANRQEYDNFKLIWDESRQIASAKTLDEDAAYLRLQKRISDTVTTPTQPAQIHKMKTSWWVGIAASLLLVCTVAWLTLSHYYDNKAIAFVKIDSKSKTRAQTLPDGSVVTMNSHSTLIYPEKFTGKIRPVTMLGEAFFKVTPDKTKPFIIRVNGVTVRVVGTSFNIKSRNGKTQVIVETGIVNVSEKKKSVNLNPGEKVLVTGKDGLQAKESIKGRLYNYYATHELVCDETPLNELVGSLNEVYGAHIVIGNKAIANLPITTVFKDQSLDQVLVVISETFKIKVERGKKGVVLK; this is encoded by the coding sequence ATGAGCTATACCGGTATGCCCATAGATGATGATTTGCTGGTGAAACACCTGGTTGGCGAAGCTACGCCCGCCGAGGTGGAGGCTATACAGAACTGGATAGCGGATTCGCCGGCTAACAGGCAGGAGTATGATAATTTTAAACTGATCTGGGATGAGAGCCGGCAAATTGCCTCTGCCAAAACGCTGGATGAGGATGCGGCCTATCTCCGGCTGCAAAAGAGGATCAGCGATACAGTCACAACGCCAACCCAACCGGCACAGATTCACAAAATGAAAACCAGCTGGTGGGTGGGTATAGCTGCATCGTTGCTGCTGGTTTGCACGGTGGCCTGGCTAACCCTAAGTCATTATTATGATAACAAGGCAATTGCTTTTGTTAAGATAGACAGCAAGTCTAAAACCCGTGCGCAAACCCTGCCCGATGGTTCGGTAGTTACCATGAACAGTCATAGCACACTTATTTACCCAGAAAAATTTACCGGCAAAATCCGCCCGGTGACTATGCTGGGTGAAGCGTTTTTTAAAGTTACGCCCGATAAAACCAAACCTTTTATAATTAGGGTGAACGGTGTAACGGTTAGGGTGGTTGGCACGTCATTCAATATAAAGAGCCGCAATGGCAAAACGCAGGTTATTGTTGAAACGGGCATAGTTAACGTAAGCGAAAAGAAAAAAAGCGTAAACCTTAACCCCGGCGAAAAGGTGTTGGTTACCGGCAAGGATGGCCTGCAGGCTAAAGAAAGCATCAAAGGACGTTTATATAACTACTATGCAACCCACGAACTGGTTTGCGATGAAACCCCGCTAAATGAGCTGGTAGGTTCATTAAACGAAGTGTACGGGGCGCACATTGTTATCGGCAATAAAGCCATTGCCAACCTGCCTATCACTACGGTGTTTAAAGATCAGTCGTTAGATCAGGTATTGGTTGTGATCTCCGAAACGTTCAAGATCAAAGTAGAGCGCGGGAAAAAGGGGGTTGTGTTGAAGTAA
- a CDS encoding RNA polymerase sigma-70 factor: MNLTAKQAIFSANICTLKVEYSDSTAIGLIKQGSQKAFERLFKDHFKSLHAYAYTFLKDDEMAEEVVQNVFCRIWEKRDQLKPDGSIKAYLYRSVHNESLNYLKHQKVRANFGVYYADEMEQVGNDDSASKKLLSAELQKHIEKALSELPEQCRIIFQLSRFEQLKYQQIADQMGLSIKTIENQMGKALRVMRQKLAEFLPIILLLLINWFV; encoded by the coding sequence ATGAATTTAACGGCCAAACAAGCTATCTTTAGCGCTAACATCTGCACCTTAAAAGTGGAATACAGCGATAGCACGGCCATTGGTTTAATTAAACAGGGAAGCCAGAAGGCTTTTGAACGGCTTTTTAAAGATCACTTTAAAAGTCTGCATGCCTATGCCTACACTTTTTTAAAGGATGATGAAATGGCCGAAGAGGTAGTACAAAACGTATTTTGCCGCATTTGGGAAAAACGCGATCAGCTTAAACCCGATGGCAGTATCAAGGCTTACCTGTACCGCTCGGTACATAACGAAAGTTTGAATTATTTAAAACACCAGAAGGTGCGCGCCAACTTTGGTGTTTATTATGCCGATGAGATGGAGCAGGTTGGCAACGATGATTCGGCCTCAAAAAAACTGCTCTCGGCCGAACTGCAAAAGCACATTGAAAAAGCCCTGAGCGAACTGCCCGAGCAGTGCCGTATCATTTTTCAACTCAGCAGGTTTGAGCAGTTGAAATACCAGCAAATTGCCGATCAGATGGGCCTCTCAATCAAAACCATCGAAAACCAGATGGGCAAGGCGCTGCGGGTAATGCGCCAAAAACTGGCCGAGTTTTTACCTATAATTTTATTGTTACTAATTAATTGGTTTGTATGA
- a CDS encoding DUF6134 family protein, translated as MIPALIIWLFKKYIRPALQNKTFPTFNIFGPLKWAAMVVALLCLAVGALAQEQTVKYNVLHSGKVVGHMNLYQKRQGDELYLKMISEVKMRFIFSIKVEIQEESTFNNGKLMSSQVCRNVNGSEKCNRQTKAVASGYQTTAEGKCGKTVDQKQIAANLMLLYCHEPNDQAQVYSDNFQQFLQVKQVSPHVYRIDLPDGNYNFYSYTNGVCSKVDIHHSLYTIQIQLA; from the coding sequence ATGATACCCGCTTTAATAATTTGGTTATTTAAAAAATATATCCGGCCTGCTCTTCAAAATAAAACTTTTCCAACGTTCAATATCTTCGGTCCGCTAAAATGGGCGGCTATGGTGGTGGCATTATTGTGTCTTGCTGTAGGTGCCCTTGCGCAGGAACAAACGGTTAAGTACAATGTGCTGCACAGCGGCAAGGTGGTTGGCCACATGAACCTGTATCAAAAACGCCAGGGCGATGAGCTGTACCTCAAAATGATCTCCGAGGTAAAAATGCGCTTCATTTTCAGCATCAAGGTGGAGATCCAGGAGGAGAGCACTTTTAACAATGGCAAGCTCATGAGTTCGCAGGTGTGCAGAAATGTCAATGGTTCAGAAAAATGCAACCGCCAAACCAAAGCCGTGGCCTCGGGCTACCAAACCACCGCCGAAGGCAAATGCGGCAAAACGGTTGATCAAAAACAAATAGCCGCCAACCTGATGCTGCTGTACTGCCATGAGCCTAACGACCAGGCACAGGTATACTCTGATAACTTTCAGCAGTTTTTGCAGGTTAAGCAGGTGAGCCCGCACGTGTACCGCATTGACCTGCCCGATGGCAACTATAACTTTTACAGCTATACCAACGGGGTGTGCAGCAAGGTGGATATTCATCATTCGCTGTATACTATCCAGATTCAACTGGCCTGA